From a single Vitis vinifera cultivar Pinot Noir 40024 chromosome 18, ASM3070453v1 genomic region:
- the LOC100248858 gene encoding uncharacterized membrane protein At1g75140, with protein MANHHKGKFFWLYLLFLFASPPAVRIFINCSPDSIELLPINETTEESSIFDRQQIQIQKLEEIVKNLTELVSKLESRLSEPSKVDHDLVGSSLGAEEKEKNDQRKFGDKKWAKEDEDEGFEGRIKDEVRDGEKGRAVSVTKYSPFWSERFQFVSAVKLDSDATCINILPFRDYEGLSKYVVVGDERGRVYVFLRNGDVLVEFYTSSDSPITAMLSYMSVSKNESIVVTGHKNGAILVHRVWEAWNGEEWSSLSMEHVRTFDSETGEDGLEITILEVHHIGRMRYILSTNIGGEIRVFRENGSVHGSAKPMSRPLVFLKQRLLFLTENGAGSLDLKTMKVRESECEGMNHSIAKNYVFDAAERSKAYGFTSDGDLFHVFLLGDIVNFKCRARSKRRFDMGEPLAFQAIKGYLLIVNEEKVFVYNVSSQHYGRVGGPRFVFSTGLDEIRSSFLNYQAMEVDGRRRVIPLIASDREKLVILGLGGGYVGMYRSNLPVFKGEFNTMLWTSPVLFFILFLFGAWQFFAKKKEALISWGPDDPFVSTSAMTGAPLGTSSGDRAFPDSSSRNADIMDLRGGGLRGPSRRYVSPPRYPSGAASSFRPGSTDHNSRPASVDPNFRTASELKFRGSNLESSGFQKRRESMFVNSPAVDDSN; from the coding sequence ATGGCGAATCATCACAAAGGCAAGTTTTTTTGGCTCTATTTGCTTTTCCTTTTTGCTTCCCCACCTGCTGTCAGGATTTTCATCAACTGTAGCCCAGATTCAATCGAACTGCTACCTATCAATGAAACCACGGAGGAGTCAAGTATTTTCGACCGTCAAcaaattcaaatacaaaaaCTTGAAGAGATAGTAAAAAATCTTACTGAATTAGTGTCTAAATTAGAATCACGCCTTTCCGAACCTTCCAAGGTGGATCACGATCTCGTGGGTTCAAGCTTAGGTGctgaagagaaagagaagaatgatCAAAGAAAGTTTGGTGACAAAAAATGGGCTAAAGAAGATGAGGATGAGGGATTTGAAGGGAGGATTAAGGATGAGGTTCGAGACGGAGAGAAAGGGAGGGCGGTTTCTGTGACAAAGTACAGCCCGTTTTGGTCGGAGAGGTTCCAGTTTGTGTCGGCGGTGAAATTGGATTCGGATGCTACTTGCATTAACATTTTGCCGTTCAGGGATTATGAGGGGCTGAGTAAGTATGTGGTAGTGGGGGATGAGCGGGGGAGGGTGTATGTGTTTCTGAGGAATGGAGATGTGTTGGTTGAATTTTATACATCGTCTGATTCGCCTATCACAGCCATGTTGTCGTATATGTCGGTTTCTAAGAATGAGAGTATCGTGGTCACCGGGCATAAGAACGGAGCGATTTTGGTGCATAGGGTTTGGGAGGCATGGAATGGGGAAGAGTGGAGTTCTCTCTCTATGGAACATGTTAGAACTTTTGATTCAGAAACTGGGGAAGATGGCTTGGAAATTACTATCTTGGAAGTGCATCATATTGGGAGAATGAGGTATATTTTGTCCACGAACATCGGTGGAGAGATTAGGGTTTTTAGGGAGAATGGGTCAGTCCATGGGTCTGCCAAGCCAATGAGCAGGCCACTTGTATTCTTGAAGCAAAGACTTTTGTTTTTGACTGAGAATGGTGCTGGGTCATTGGATTTGAAGACCATGAAGGTTCGGGAGTCTGAATGTGAAGGGATGAACCATTCTATTGCCAAGAACTATGTCTTTGATGCCGCAGAGAGGTCTAAAGCATATGGGTTTACTTCAGATGGTGATCTGTTCCATGTGTTTTTGTTGGGAGATATTGTGAACTTCAAATGTAGGGCTAGATCCAAGAGGAGGTTTGACATGGGTGAGCCTCTTGCTTTTCAGGCAATTAAGGGGTATTTGCTTATTGTTAATGAGGAAAAGGTTTTTGTGTACAATGTCTCATCACAGCATTACGGGAGGGTTGGTGGCCCCCGATTTGTTTTCTCAACAGGTCTAGATGAGATTAGATCATCATTTCTAAACTATCAGGCAATGGAAGTAGATGGCCGGAGAAGAGTGATACCCTTAATAGCCAGTGACCGTGAGAAGCTTGTTATTCTTGGTCTTGGAGGGGGCTACGTTGGAATGTATCGCTCAAATCTTCCTGTCTTTAAAGGCGAATTTAATACTATGCTATGGACCAGTCCTGTATTGTTCTTCATTCTATTTCTCTTTGGGGCATGGCAATTTTTTGCCAAGAAGAAGGAGGCACTTATTTCATGGGGGCCAGATGATCCCTTTGTTTCCACATCAGCTATGACTGGAGCTCCATTGGGAACCAGCTCAGGAGATAGAGCTTTTCCTGATTCTTCTTCTAGGAATGCTGATATTATGGATCTGAGAGGTGGTGGCCTCAGAGGTCCATCAAGAAGGTATGTCTCTCCCCCTCGATATCCTAGTGGAGCAGCCAGTTCCTTTAGACCAGGTTCCACTGATCATAACTCTAGACCGGCTTCTGTCGATCCCAATTTTAGAACAGCTTCAGAGCTGAAATTTAGGGGTTCAAATCTAGAGTCTTCTGGTTTCCAAAAGAGAAGAGAGAGTATGTTTGTAAACAGTCCAGCTGTGGATGACAGCAATTGA